Proteins encoded by one window of Armatimonadota bacterium:
- the purS gene encoding phosphoribosylformylglycinamidine synthase subunit PurS: MITVRVTIFVKPGVLDAQGQAVASGLRTLGFEVGEVRVGRAIDVTLPTDGWQRSIERACERFLANPLTEEYEIVPVRAPMHDGSVPQRAETKG; the protein is encoded by the coding sequence GTGATCACGGTTCGGGTCACGATCTTCGTCAAGCCCGGCGTGCTGGACGCCCAGGGGCAGGCCGTGGCGTCCGGGTTGCGGACGCTGGGGTTCGAGGTCGGCGAGGTCCGGGTGGGGAGAGCGATCGACGTCACGCTGCCCACAGACGGATGGCAACGTTCGATTGAGCGGGCGTGCGAACGCTTCCTCGCCAACCCGCTGACCGAGGAGTACGAGATCGTGCCGGTTCGCGCCCCGATGCACGATGGGTCCGTGCCGCAGCGGGCGGAGACGAAGGGATGA
- a CDS encoding phosphoribosylaminoimidazolesuccinocarboxamide synthase, with protein sequence MNSQPRTEAADRPMPLFARGKVRDIYDLGDRLLIAATDRLSAFDVVLPTPIPDRGRVLTQLSAFWFERTRPIVPNHMLTADPGEIARIVGDGAVALGAMDGRAMLVRRARRIDFECVVRGYLAGSGWKDYRRSGAVCGVALPPGLVEGARLPEPIFTPATKNDRGHDENVPFAAMVASLGAEVASRLRDLSLALYRFIATWAFARGLICADTKFEFGWVGDEIVLIDEAGTPDSSRYWDRAAYEADGSMASFDKQFVRDYLERIGWNKEPPAPALPAEVVTATRDRYLEAYRRITGRSLGEGGRP encoded by the coding sequence ATGAACAGCCAGCCCCGCACGGAGGCCGCCGACCGCCCGATGCCCCTGTTCGCCCGCGGCAAGGTCCGGGACATCTACGATCTAGGCGACCGCCTGCTGATCGCCGCGACCGACCGCCTCAGCGCGTTCGACGTCGTGCTGCCGACCCCCATCCCCGACCGCGGGAGGGTGCTCACGCAGCTGTCGGCGTTCTGGTTCGAGCGCACGCGGCCCATCGTCCCCAACCACATGCTCACCGCCGACCCCGGAGAGATCGCCCGCATCGTGGGGGATGGCGCTGTCGCCCTCGGGGCGATGGACGGGCGGGCCATGCTGGTGCGCAGGGCACGGCGGATCGACTTCGAGTGCGTGGTCCGGGGCTATTTGGCCGGATCGGGTTGGAAGGACTACCGGCGTTCGGGCGCGGTGTGCGGCGTGGCGCTGCCCCCCGGCCTGGTCGAGGGCGCCCGCCTGCCCGAGCCGATCTTCACCCCGGCCACGAAGAACGACCGGGGCCACGACGAGAACGTCCCCTTCGCGGCGATGGTCGCCTCGCTGGGCGCGGAGGTCGCATCGCGGCTTCGCGACCTGAGCCTCGCGCTGTACCGGTTCATCGCCACCTGGGCGTTCGCGCGCGGCCTGATCTGCGCCGATACGAAGTTCGAGTTCGGCTGGGTCGGCGACGAGATCGTCCTGATCGACGAAGCCGGCACTCCGGACTCCTCGCGGTACTGGGACCGCGCGGCCTACGAGGCCGACGGCTCAATGGCGTCGTTCGACAAGCAGTTCGTCCGCGACTACCTGGAGCGGATCGGATGGAACAAGGAGCCCCCAGCGCCCGCCCTGCCCGCGGAGGTGGTCACGGCGACACGTGACCGATACCTGGAGGCCTACCGGCGCATCACCGGACGGTCGCTGGGGGAAGGCGGGCGGCCGTGA